Within the Stenotrophomonas sp. 610A2 genome, the region CGTAGGCATCATCGGTATCCGAATAGTTCACACGCGCGGCGATCCGCCAGCTTTCGTTGATCTTCCAGGTGAGCCGATGGGTGGTTACCCATTGCGTTCGATTCTCCGCACCCCGGTCCCGCCGCCATTCAACCTTGCTCTGCCAGTCTGTCGCTGGTGCTGTATGGCCGCCACTGATGCTGACCGCACGGCGGTCGACATTGGCGCCGCCGGCTTTTTCCAGGTCGCCGCTCTGCAAGGTGAAGCCGAGGTTCCAGCCTTGCGCGGGATAGAAGTCCATACCATAGGTGTGCGATAGCCCGGACTGCTGCGGCTCCTTGATGAACTGGCTTTCGTTGAACATGTTGCTGCGCTCGGACAGGCGCCAGCGCTGGCCCAGCGTCCAGCCGTTCTGACGATTGGGCTCGAACAGTGATTCATAGTCGGTGGCGTCAGTGGAATAGGTGTAGCCGGCATACAGCGAGTGCTCCGGTGTCAGCCGGTACTCGCCGCTGAGCAAGGCGGAGTTCCCCCGATCACCAACGCTGCCTTCGACAGTGACGGACGACTGGTCACCAAACAAGTACTTGCCTCCAGCAACCAAGGCGTTGTTGTCTTCGTACTGGCCGTGGTCGTCATCCAGCGTCGCCTGTGCCAGCCCATATAGATTGACGCTGGTGCCGAATTGATGTGCATACTTGACCGCACCCAACAGCCCCATCGCATTGCCAAGCAGGCGCTGCTCTTCTACCCGACGGACTTCAGCGCTGAGCGTGTCGTCATCACCAATACGCCACTCCACGCTCGCCTGCGCCTGGGTAAGCGCCTGCCGCCCGATTTCGGCACGGCTATAGCGGGCGTACAGGCTCAGATCGGTCGTCAGCTGGCCGAGAACCTCGGCTCCGTATTCGGTGACGTCGCGATTGGTGTCGTAGCGGGCAGTGGAGTAACCCGCATCGGTATCGCGCCACCACGCCCCGGCGCTCCAATCGAGCGTGGTCCAACCCAATTCCTTGAGATTGGCGCGGGCCTCGATGGACCGGGCGTCGCCCTTGCGTTGGCCGACCAGCCGATTGCTCTGCACGAAGCTCATGCCGCCGTTGTCCGAATAGAACACCGGCGTACCGAATGACTCGGTGTGGGCATACTCGGCCTTGAGGTAAGTACCCTTGCCGGCCTGCAGGGTCAGGTCGGCGCCGCTGAGGGTATAGTCCTCGCCGCTGCGGTTCTCCTTGACATAGGTAACGCCTACACCAACATGATCGCCGAGCCATTGCTTGGCGCGTACACCGGCGGTGATGTTGTCATCGTCGAAGTCGCTGGGTACCCATTCGTAGTCCACCACCAGGCGCTGCTCGTAGCCTTCCAGGGGGCTGTCGCGGGTGAGCGTAGGCACGTTTTCGCGGGTGATCTGGGCCAGTGGTCGGGTCAATAGCAGCCGGCCCTGCAGCTCATTTATCTGGTAATCCACGCCGCGAATCAGGGTGAGGCGCTGCTCAACGCGGCCAGTGGCAGGATCACGGATCTCCAGTACCACGACATCCGAGCCCGGCAGGATATCGGTGTTGCGCAGGTAGTAAAGACTGCCGCCGGTACCGGCGAACTCATTGTGCCCGGGGGCGGTTTCGGCCTGTGAAGCAAAGCCACGCAGCTCGGTGCGCGGCTCACCCCAGGCATTGATGGCGCGCGAGCGCCAGTTCACCGCTGCACCATAAAGTGAGCGCACGTACTGGGCATACTCGGTACCGGTCAGGCCGGTAGCGTAGTTGCCCCACAGGGCCTGGTTCTTGTCCCAGTCCACACGCACATAGAAGCGCCCCATCGTGTCGACGTCGCGGTAGGTACTCGAGTCGTCACCGTAGGTCGGGTAATACAGGTTCGGGTCCAGGCGCCGGAAGATGTCCTGTGGCGTGGCGCTGGTGAAACCATCAAACAAATGCCCGAGATCCTGTTCGGTGGTGTCGGCCTGGGCGGTGATCAGGTATCTGCCCCGCGCCTTGGCTTTCAGGTAGAACGCCAGACGCCCATCGCTGATGATGTCGTCACGATAGCGCCCGTCCACGCTGAGCGGCGCAGTCGAGCGACTGATGTCATTCTGCGCGATGGTGACATCGGCCAGACCGATACCGAAGAAGTAGCTGCCGGTTACATCCACTTCCAGTTGCTGATGCTGCGCCTCCGCAGGCCCGTTCCCCTGCCCCGCTGCTTGCAGTGCGATATCAAAGCCGTGGCGGCCGACCGGCATCAGGAACTCCGCTGCGAACTTTCCCTGCAGATCGACGGGATAGGGCTCGCCATTGATGCTCAGGCTGCGACCTTGCGGCAGGTTACGGCCCTGTATGCGCACCCTCGAGCCGTAGACCGGGATGTTCTGCTGTCGCAACCCGTTGCGGGAAAACACATCGTCGACCAAGCGCTGCTGTTGCGCCTGCTCCACACTCAGGGCGCTACCCAACGCCTTCTCGGTGGCATCACGCAGCGAACGGTTGCCCCGCTCCGCTTCTTCCGGGGTGACCAGCTGTATTCGGCTCGGTGCGGTCTCGTCCCACGCACCGTCTGCTGCATAAGCGCGCACCACGTAGACCAGATCATCACCCGCACGGTAGCGATAGCGCTCCGGCAGCGCACCATCCCATTCGGCCTGGGCAACACCGCTTGGTTCGACTGCAACCGTGGCCAACGGTTCGATAAGGTCGACGTCGGCATCCCGGTACAGCAGCAACTCCATGCGCTGGATGAAGGCCGGGTAGTTGCTGCGCACTGCAAAACGTACTGGCGCAACAACGCGCTGCCCGTCGAATGCAACGAACGACGGTGCCGATACAGCCAGCTCCGGCTGGCCGAGATTGGGATCCTCGGTTGCCCATACAACACCGCCATCTGCCAATTGCAGCGAGAAACGACCAATCGCCACCGCCTGCCCAGGAAGCTTACGCGCCACGGTGACACGGCGGTCCGGTTGCAGCGCCTGGATCGAAGAACGCGGGCTGGTGCCGGTGGTAACAGGCTGGTCATAACTGCGTGTACGCAGTTGGAACAACAGACCTTGATCACTGCTGCAGCGCGTCGTGCTGCAGTCCAATGCTGCAGCATCCGCGGACGTTGGAGGAACTGTTGCAGCAGGCGTCTGCGCGTGGGCGGCGCCGCTGGCCAGCAGCCCTGCCAGCGTGCAATCGAGCAGTCTGCGCTTCATGGCGTTCCCTCCTGCAGCGGCACGTCCAAGGGTGCATTGGGATCCGATTCGGCCTGTACCCGCACCTTGCCACGCATGGATGGTGACAACAGCGCAGCGATTGCCTCCTGCACCGCGCGGGCACGGCGCAGCCCGAGTGCGATGTTGTACGCATAACTGCCGTGCACGTCGGTGTGGCCGACGATGCCGATCTGGCCACCACCATCGCGTTCCAGCGCAGCGGCCACCTCTGCAATCAAAGGCTTGAATTCAGGACGAATGATGGCCTTGTCGTTGTCGAACAGGATGGTCCCGAGTAGTGCTGCGTTACTGGACCAGCCAGCGATCAACGGTGACAGGCTGCTGGCATCATTGCGGATACTGAACCGCAGCTGCTCCAACTCCGACGGCTGCAAGCGCGATTGCAGCGCGTTCCTGAGTGCAGTGGCGCGAGCAAATGCGAGCGCCGTCGGCTCGCCATCGGCACTGATCTGTATCTCCCCGCGTCGGCCCCGCATCTGTTCGGCGATCCGATCGATTACCGAGCCATAGCGTTCGGAAATATCGGAACTTCCAGGTGCGAACAACACTTTTCCAAGCGCCAGTTCAACCAACTCTTCGCCACCAGCAATGCGTCCAGGCGGCAGCTTGACCCCCCAATCGAAACGGACCGGGAGCCCGGGTGTAACGCGCCGCAGCAGCGGGTTGTCGGTGGTGAATTCAGCGCCGGCCGGCAAGGTGACCGGATCCACTTTGAGGATGAAGTTGCGCCCGCGTTCCCACGCGCCGCCGTTCACGCCGACCAGGTGATAGCGACCGAACTGGTCGGTCTCCATCAACAAGCCCTCAACCGAGGCGATGCGCACGCCGGGAATGCCACGCTCGTCCACACCTTCATTGCTGATAACGTACTCGACGGTAGTACCTTCGGTGTCCACCGATACCCTGCGCTCCACCTGCGGCAAGGCTGCACTCAAACCCTTGCTTGCGTCGCCCTGCAACTGCACCCGGGTCTGACCGGACGTGTCCATGCGCAGTTTGAATCCTTCCGCGCTGGTCAATACGAAATCATCGCTGAAGTTGGCGGCGTGCAAACGCTGGCGAATTACCACCTGGTGCCGCTGCGCTGGATCGGCATCAGACTGACGGGCAGCGATTTCCCCGAGCGCCAGCCCC harbors:
- a CDS encoding TonB-dependent receptor → MKRRLLDCTLAGLLASGAAHAQTPAATVPPTSADAAALDCSTTRCSSDQGLLFQLRTRSYDQPVTTGTSPRSSIQALQPDRRVTVARKLPGQAVAIGRFSLQLADGGVVWATEDPNLGQPELAVSAPSFVAFDGQRVVAPVRFAVRSNYPAFIQRMELLLYRDADVDLIEPLATVAVEPSGVAQAEWDGALPERYRYRAGDDLVYVVRAYAADGAWDETAPSRIQLVTPEEAERGNRSLRDATEKALGSALSVEQAQQQRLVDDVFSRNGLRQQNIPVYGSRVRIQGRNLPQGRSLSINGEPYPVDLQGKFAAEFLMPVGRHGFDIALQAAGQGNGPAEAQHQQLEVDVTGSYFFGIGLADVTIAQNDISRSTAPLSVDGRYRDDIISDGRLAFYLKAKARGRYLITAQADTTEQDLGHLFDGFTSATPQDIFRRLDPNLYYPTYGDDSSTYRDVDTMGRFYVRVDWDKNQALWGNYATGLTGTEYAQYVRSLYGAAVNWRSRAINAWGEPRTELRGFASQAETAPGHNEFAGTGGSLYYLRNTDILPGSDVVVLEIRDPATGRVEQRLTLIRGVDYQINELQGRLLLTRPLAQITRENVPTLTRDSPLEGYEQRLVVDYEWVPSDFDDDNITAGVRAKQWLGDHVGVGVTYVKENRSGEDYTLSGADLTLQAGKGTYLKAEYAHTESFGTPVFYSDNGGMSFVQSNRLVGQRKGDARSIEARANLKELGWTTLDWSAGAWWRDTDAGYSTARYDTNRDVTEYGAEVLGQLTTDLSLYARYSRAEIGRQALTQAQASVEWRIGDDDTLSAEVRRVEEQRLLGNAMGLLGAVKYAHQFGTSVNLYGLAQATLDDDHGQYEDNNALVAGGKYLFGDQSSVTVEGSVGDRGNSALLSGEYRLTPEHSLYAGYTYSTDATDYESLFEPNRQNGWTLGQRWRLSERSNMFNESQFIKEPQQSGLSHTYGMDFYPAQGWNLGFTLQSGDLEKAGGANVDRRAVSISGGHTAPATDWQSKVEWRRDRGAENRTQWVTTHRLTWKINESWRIAARVNYSDTDDAYDRLADARFLESNLGFAWRPWNSTRWALFGRYTYLYDLATLGQVGGAEYDQRTQVFSLEGVYKQDQHWEYALKLARRDGDVRMQRGYGPWLDSATNFAAAQLRYELRSQWHALAEYRWLDVADGGTRQGFLVGVDRDISRNFRLGVGYNFTDFSDDLTDFDYDHRGWFLNMTGMY